One region of Chthonomonadales bacterium genomic DNA includes:
- a CDS encoding DUF1549 domain-containing protein, with the protein MHRAAFAFLLLAAGAAARSAPLTSAEVDRMMVAEWHRARVVPAGSADDTRFLRRAYLDIVGIIPTADAVRAFLADRAPDKRARAVDALLAMPRYADHWTDYWDDVLMGRQMRAAVVDRASFREWLHGELARAVPWDRFVTDLLTATGRNSPGGAYARAAGFDAPADAARPEGIRVNGAVNWMLKYAQTPADLSGAASRIFLGVQIQCAQCHDHKTEKWTQQDFRRFTACFAEVRPVPVDRGKVRGVRRIDVRDARRPLLARRARPGAEYLTAEPAALDGTDFSASPNRRKALAAWVTAPGNPWFARAYVNRMWAHFLGRGFADPADDFRESNPPAMAAVLDRIARDFAEGGYDAKRLIRLICGTRAYQLSSGPARAGDPENHLWSRYRLKPMRPEALVDSLVQATNLRPVLERVAGANLDRLHFLLRRQFEFLFDVDEETDRPSYEGTIPQALLLLNGNLTNRATTAIPGTALAEVLAMDGGDAARVEELYLRTLSRPPTPSESRRWTDWLAGFPSDAMPGTASGRAPTERARGRPPARARGAAQDPLARVGTRLTARHSGPHARACADLFWALLNSSEFAFNH; encoded by the coding sequence TTTGGCCGCGGGCGCCGCCGCGCGCTCGGCCCCGCTCACCTCCGCCGAGGTCGACCGCATGATGGTGGCCGAGTGGCACCGCGCGCGCGTCGTCCCTGCCGGATCCGCCGACGACACCCGCTTCCTCCGGCGCGCGTACCTGGACATCGTCGGCATCATCCCGACAGCCGACGCGGTGCGCGCCTTCCTGGCCGACCGGGCCCCCGACAAGCGTGCCCGCGCTGTCGACGCCCTACTGGCCATGCCGCGTTACGCAGACCACTGGACCGACTACTGGGACGACGTGCTGATGGGCCGCCAGATGCGCGCGGCCGTCGTGGACCGTGCCTCGTTCCGCGAATGGCTGCACGGCGAGCTCGCCCGGGCCGTACCCTGGGACCGCTTCGTGACGGACCTGCTAACCGCCACGGGCCGCAACAGCCCCGGCGGCGCCTACGCGCGCGCGGCCGGCTTCGACGCGCCGGCCGACGCGGCGAGACCCGAGGGCATCCGCGTCAACGGAGCCGTCAACTGGATGCTCAAGTACGCGCAGACGCCGGCGGACCTCTCCGGCGCGGCCTCGCGCATCTTCCTCGGCGTCCAGATCCAGTGCGCCCAGTGCCACGACCACAAGACCGAGAAGTGGACGCAGCAGGACTTTCGGCGCTTCACGGCCTGCTTCGCCGAGGTGCGGCCCGTGCCCGTGGACCGCGGCAAGGTGCGCGGCGTGCGCCGCATCGACGTTCGCGACGCGCGGCGACCGCTGCTGGCGCGCCGCGCGCGTCCTGGGGCCGAGTACCTGACGGCCGAGCCCGCCGCGCTGGACGGCACCGACTTCTCCGCATCGCCGAATCGCCGCAAGGCGCTCGCCGCCTGGGTGACGGCGCCCGGCAACCCCTGGTTCGCGCGGGCCTACGTCAACCGGATGTGGGCGCACTTCCTGGGCCGCGGCTTCGCGGATCCCGCGGACGACTTCCGCGAGTCCAACCCGCCCGCCATGGCCGCCGTGCTGGACCGCATCGCGCGCGACTTCGCCGAGGGCGGCTATGACGCGAAGCGCCTGATCCGGCTGATCTGCGGAACGCGCGCCTACCAGCTTTCCTCCGGCCCGGCGCGCGCCGGCGACCCGGAGAACCACCTGTGGTCACGCTACCGGCTGAAGCCCATGCGGCCCGAGGCGCTCGTCGACTCGCTCGTGCAAGCCACCAACCTGCGCCCCGTGCTGGAGCGCGTGGCCGGCGCCAACCTGGACCGCCTCCACTTCCTGCTGCGCCGGCAGTTCGAGTTCCTGTTCGACGTGGACGAGGAGACGGACCGCCCGAGCTACGAGGGCACCATCCCGCAGGCGCTCCTGCTCCTGAACGGCAACCTGACGAACCGCGCCACGACGGCGATCCCGGGCACGGCGCTGGCCGAGGTCCTGGCGATGGACGGAGGAGACGCGGCGCGCGTGGAGGAGCTCTACCTTCGCACGCTCTCGCGGCCGCCCACCCCCTCCGAGTCGCGCCGGTGGACGGATTGGCTCGCCGGCTTCCCGAGCGACGCCATGCCGGGCACTGCCTCCGGCCGCGCTCCGACCGAACGCGCCCGGGGGCGGCCGCCGGCCCGCGCCCGCGGCGCAGCGCAGGACCCGCTCGCCCGCGTGGGAACGCGCCTGACGGCTCGCCATTCCGGCCCGCACGCCCGCGCCTGCGCCGACCTGTTCTGGGCGCTGCTCAACTCCAGCGAGTTCGCCTTCAACCACTGA